A single genomic interval of Mesoplodon densirostris isolate mMesDen1 chromosome 8, mMesDen1 primary haplotype, whole genome shotgun sequence harbors:
- the DDX18 gene encoding ATP-dependent RNA helicase DDX18 has product MSHLPMKLLRKKIEKRNLKLRQRNLKLQGASAANLSETQNGDVSEGTVGGGKIKKSLKQSVNVGLSETQNGDISEEAVVGGKVKKFLKQSMNAGWSEAQNGDLPKETVENVKVKKSSKKSTTLTSGEAAMQSPNSESKKKKKKKKKKRKIVDDAGPDSKKAKTEDKGDSEDGAQAPEETENSVEKPDNEDDDSMVPSLPLGLTGAFEDTSFDSLANLVSENTLKAIKEMGFTNMTEIQHKSIRPLLEGRDLLAAAKTGSGKTLAFLIPAVELIVKLKFMPRNGTGVLILSPTRELAMQTFGVLKELMTHHVHTYGLIMGGSNRSAEAQKLANGINVIVATPGRLLDHMQNTPGFMYKNLQCLVIDEADRILDVGFEEELKQIIKLLPTRRQTMLFSATQTRKVEDLARISLKKEPLYVGVDDDKAHATVDGLEQGYVVCPSEKRFLLLFTFLKKNRKKKLMVFFSSCKSVKYHYELLNYIDLPVLAIHGRQKQNKRTTTFFQFCNADSGILLCTDVAARGLDIPEVDWIVQYDPPDDPKEYIHRVGRTARGLNGRGHALLILRPEELGFLRYLKQSKVPLSEFEFSWSKVSDIQSQLEKLIEKNYFLHKSAQEAYKSYIRAYDSHSLKQIFNVNNLNLPQVALSFGFKVPPFVDLNVNSNDGKLRKRGGGGGFGYQKARKVEKSKIFKHISKKPSDGRQFSH; this is encoded by the exons ATGTCTCATTTACCGATGAAACTTTTACGCAAGAAGATCGAGAAGCGGAACCTTAAATTGCGACAGCGAAACCTAAAGCTCCAGG GGGCCTCAGCTGCGAACTTgtcagaaactcaaaatggagatGTGTCTGAAGGAACAGTGGGAggtggaaaaattaaaaagtcccTAAAACAGTCTGTGAATGTGGGCTTGTCAGAAACCCAAAATGGAGACATCTCTGAAGAAGCAGTAGTAGgtggaaaagttaaaaaattcCTAAAACAGTCTATGAATGCAGGCTGGTCAGAAGCCCAAAATGGAGACTTACCTAAAGAAACAGTGgaaaatgtaaaagttaaaaaatccTCCAAGAAATCTACCACACTGACCAGTGGGGAAGCAGCAATGCAGTCTCCCAATTcagaatcaaaaaagaaaaagaagaagaagaagaaaaagagaaaaatagtggATGATGCTGGGCCTG AttccaaaaaagcaaaaactgaagACAAAGGCGACTCTGAAGATGGTGCCCAGGCtcctgaagaaacagaaaacagtgtggagaAGCCAGACAATGAGGACGATGACAGCATGGTGCCCAGCCTGCCCCTGGGACTGACAG GAGCTTTTGAGGATACTTCGTTTGATTCTCTGGCTAATCTTGTCAGTGAGAACACTCTGAAGGCAATAAAAGAAATGGGCTTTACAAACATGACTGAAATTCAGCATAAAAGTATCAGACCACTTCTGGAGGGCAG ggatCTTCTAGCAGctgcaaaaacaggcagtggcAAAACCCTGGCATTTCTCATTCCTGCAGTTGAACTCATTGTTAAGTTAAAGTTCATGCCCAGGAATG GAACAGGAGTCCTTATTCTCTCACCTACTAGGGAACTGGCCATGCAGACTTTTGGTGTCCTTAAGGAGCTGATGACACACCATGTTCACACGTATGGGTTAATAATGGGTGGCAGTAACAGATCTGCTGAAGCACAGAAGCTTGCCAATGGGATCAACGTCATTGTGGCCACACCAGGCCGTCTCCTGGACCATATGCAG AATACACCAGGGTTTATGTATAAAAACCTACAGTGTCTGGTTATTGATGAGGCTGATCGTATCTTGGATGTTGGGTTTGAAGAAGAATTAAAGCAAATTATTAAACTTCTGCCAA CCCGCAGACAGACCATGCTCTTTTCTGCCACACAAACTCGAAAAGTTGAAGACCTGGCAAGGATTTCTCTGAAAAAGGAGCCCTTGTATGTTGGTGTTGATGACGATAAAGCTCATGCAACCGTGGATGGTCTTGAGCAG GGATATGTTGTCTGTCCTTCCGAAAAGAGATTCCTCCTCCTCTTTACATTCCTTAAGAAGAACCGGAAGAAGAAACTGATGGTCTTCTTTTCATCCTGTAAGTCCGTGAAATACCACTACGAGTTGCTGAACTACATCGATTTGCCTGTCTTGGCCATTCAT GGGAGGCAGAAACAAAACAAGCGTACGACCACGTTCTTCCAGTTCTGCAATGCCGATTCGGGGATCTTGCTGTGTACAGACGTGGCAGCTAGAGGGCTGGATATTCCTGAAGTGGACTGGATCGTTCAGTATGACCCTCCGGATGACCCCAAG GAATACATTCATCGTGTGGGTAGAACAGCCAGAGGCCTGAACGGCAGAGGGCATGCCTTGCTCATTTTGCGCCCTGAAGAATTGGGTTTCCTTCGCTACTTGAAGCAGTCCAAG GTTCCATTAAGTGAATTTGAGTTTTCCTGGTCCAAAGTTTCTGACATTCAGTCTCAG cTTGAAAAACTGATTGAAAAGAACTACTTCCTTCATAAGTCAGCCCAGGAAGCGTATAAGTCATACATTCGAGCGTATGATTCCCATTCGCTGAAACAGATCTTTAATGTTAATAACTTAAACTTGCCTCAGGTTGCTCTGTCCTTTGGTTTCAAGGTGCCTCCTTTTGTTGATTTGA ACGTGAACAGCAACGATGGCAAACTTAGAAAAAGGGGCGGCGGCGGTGGCTTTGGCTACCAGAAAGCCAGAAAAGTCGAGAAGTCCAAGATCTTCAAGCACATAAGCAAGAAACCATCTGATGGCAGGCAGTTCTCTCACTGA